In the Salarias fasciatus chromosome 13, fSalaFa1.1, whole genome shotgun sequence genome, one interval contains:
- the nkx6.2 gene encoding homeobox protein Nkx-6.2 — protein sequence MLAVGQMEANRQSAFVLGSTPLAALHNMTEMKTSLFPYALQQSPAGFKAPPLSNLNSQLAGGTPHGISDILGRPITTAGQLLSGFPRINGLATTAAAAAAGMYFSPAVSRYPKPLAELPGRAPIFWPGVMQGSPWRDPRVPCPSQTNIMVDKDGKKKHSRPTFSGQQIFALEKTFEQTKYLAGPERARLAYSLGMTESQVKVWFQNRRTKWRKRHAAEMASAKKKHDSETEKMKESSDNEEDDEYNKPLDPNSDDEKITRLLKKHKASNLALISPCSNSSDTL from the exons ATGTTAGCGGTGGGGCAGATGGAGGCTAACCGGCAGAGTGCGTTCGTCCTGGGCAGCACCCCGCTGGCGGCGCTGCACAACATGACCGAGATGAAGACGTCGTTGTTCCCGTACGCGCTGCAGCAGAGCCCGGCGGGCTTCAAGGCGCCGCCGCTCTCCAACCTCAACTCGCAGCTGGCGGGCGGCACGCCGCACGGAATAAGCGACATCCTGGGGAGACCCATCACCACCGCCGGCCAGCTGCTCTCCGGCTTCCCGCGGATAAACGGCCTGGCGACCACCGCGgccgcagcggcggcggggaTGTACTTCAGCCCGGCGGTGTCGCGGTACCCGAAGCCGCTGGCCGAGCTGCCGGGCCGGGCGCCCATCTTCTGGCCCGGGGTGATGCAGGGCTCTCCGTGGAGGGACCCGCGGGTCCCCTGTCCGT ccCAGACTAACATCATGGTGGATAAAGATGGAAAGAAGAAACACTCCAGACCCACTTTTTCAGGACAGCAGATTTTTGCTCTGGAGAAAACCTTCGAGCAGACTAAATACCTGGCGGGTCCGGAGAGAGCCCGGCTGGCCTACTCTTTAGGGATGACCGAGAGCCAAGTCAag gtctGGTTCCAGAACCGGAGGACCAAGTGGCGGAAGCGGCACGCGGCGGAGATGGCCTCGGCCAAGAAGAAGCACGACTCCGAGACGGAGAAGATGAAGGAGAGCTCGGACAACGAGGAGGACGACGAGTACAACAAGCCGCTGGACCCCAACTCGGACGACGAGAAGATCACGAGACTGTTGAAAAAGCACAAGGCCTCGAACCTGGCGCTCATCAGCCCGTGCAGTAACAGCTCGGACACCT